From Thermogladius calderae 1633, a single genomic window includes:
- a CDS encoding AAA family ATPase: MLFDLRPKEKREELYGREKELEELHRLTKSEWVVVLGRRMTGKTSLLKVFLNEVGGLYVNLAGVRSMRGFVEELMKHARKLNIEITMGPLTISWTRLAEDVFSKLEGRIIGLDEVQELPRNYMLKLLKKVWDTYDVKLVFTGSLVGVITGLLEPTPQSPLYGRQPAKIELKPFPSDVGVEFLEAGFREFDMRPPRLEVEEAVESLGGYPGWLAYYGNMRCVRGLGHREALEQVYSEGKQVLTQELKKFLAGRKNPERYVRLLKLLPAKWSELETALGINAKVLSDMLDSLERAMIIEKKGSTYTIPDPIMRRLVLEL; the protein is encoded by the coding sequence ATGTTGTTTGACCTAAGACCCAAGGAGAAGAGAGAAGAGTTATACGGGCGGGAGAAAGAGCTCGAGGAGCTACACAGGCTCACCAAAAGCGAGTGGGTTGTAGTCCTCGGCAGGAGAATGACGGGTAAGACCTCGCTCCTAAAGGTCTTCTTAAACGAGGTGGGCGGTTTGTACGTGAACCTCGCTGGAGTAAGGAGTATGCGAGGGTTTGTCGAAGAGTTGATGAAACACGCTAGGAAACTGAACATAGAAATAACCATGGGGCCCCTGACTATAAGCTGGACAAGGCTCGCTGAGGATGTCTTCTCGAAGCTTGAGGGCAGAATTATCGGGTTAGACGAGGTGCAGGAACTCCCACGTAACTACATGTTGAAACTACTCAAGAAGGTCTGGGACACTTACGACGTAAAGCTCGTCTTCACGGGTTCCCTGGTGGGAGTTATCACGGGGCTACTAGAGCCCACGCCGCAGAGCCCCTTGTATGGGAGGCAGCCGGCGAAGATAGAGCTAAAGCCTTTCCCTAGCGATGTCGGAGTCGAGTTCCTGGAAGCAGGCTTTAGAGAGTTCGATATGAGGCCTCCCCGGCTTGAGGTGGAGGAAGCGGTGGAGTCGCTAGGAGGCTACCCTGGCTGGCTTGCTTACTACGGGAACATGAGGTGTGTCAGGGGTCTAGGGCATAGAGAGGCCCTAGAACAAGTCTACTCCGAGGGAAAGCAAGTCCTTACCCAGGAGCTCAAGAAGTTCCTAGCGGGGAGGAAGAACCCGGAGAGATATGTCAGGCTCCTCAAACTTCTCCCAGCCAAGTGGAGCGAGCTCGAGACCGCGCTAGGCATCAACGCTAAAGTGCTCTCAGACATGCTAGACAGCCTAGAGAGAGCCATGATCATAGAGAAAAAGGGTAGCACCTATACGATACCCGACCCTATAATGAGAAGACTAGTCTTGGAGCTCTGA
- a CDS encoding damage-control phosphatase ARMT1 family protein gives MKPSFECLRCLLTIRLREVENSRASSEEKLETARRVLSLAESSFGYEAELTHLATDLYNTLTTLLPSVVDYYKKVKRELNELAIRSLGLHQDYATGLDGPSRFRYLVKLSALGNLIDLGVAGHNHINPEALTPGLVEGYEFCIDDTVELYEAVSRGGLRVLWLFDNAGEAVYDTLLIREVKRYGNTVWGLVKDEPGFQNDVTIEDAALIGLDRVLDRVASYGCRCSTVHLEKLGDEARRLVKEADVVVAKGMSHYEYLSEVDLGKQVFFILIPKCPPVARSLGDPKCQGKIVVLRKE, from the coding sequence ATGAAGCCGAGTTTCGAGTGCCTACGCTGCCTGTTGACCATCAGGCTTAGAGAGGTCGAGAACTCGAGAGCAAGCAGCGAGGAAAAGCTCGAGACGGCTAGGAGAGTCCTCTCTCTGGCCGAGTCGTCCTTCGGCTATGAGGCCGAGCTGACGCATTTAGCGACAGACTTGTACAACACGTTGACAACCCTCCTCCCCAGCGTGGTCGACTACTACAAGAAGGTCAAGAGAGAGCTGAACGAGCTGGCGATCAGGAGCCTGGGCCTCCACCAAGACTACGCTACAGGGCTGGACGGGCCTAGTAGGTTCAGGTACCTGGTCAAGCTATCAGCTCTAGGCAACTTGATAGACCTCGGGGTAGCCGGGCATAACCACATCAACCCGGAAGCGCTCACACCGGGCCTGGTAGAGGGGTACGAGTTCTGCATAGACGACACGGTGGAGCTCTACGAGGCCGTCTCGCGTGGCGGGCTCCGGGTGCTCTGGCTCTTCGACAACGCCGGCGAGGCTGTCTACGACACACTGTTGATCAGGGAGGTCAAGAGGTACGGCAACACGGTGTGGGGCCTGGTTAAGGACGAGCCGGGCTTCCAGAACGACGTCACTATAGAGGACGCCGCACTCATCGGGCTGGACAGGGTGTTAGACCGCGTCGCGTCCTACGGCTGCAGGTGCTCCACAGTACACTTGGAGAAACTGGGCGACGAGGCGAGGAGGCTAGTCAAGGAAGCAGACGTGGTCGTCGCCAAGGGCATGAGCCACTACGAGTACTTGTCGGAGGTAGACCTCGGCAAGCAGGTGTTCTTCATACTCATACCGAAGTGCCCGCCTGTAGCCAGGAGCCTGGGAGACCCCAAATGCCAGGGCAAGATAGTCGTGTTAAGGAAAGAGTAG
- a CDS encoding endonuclease V, with protein MVELFDYSRATRLQRELFKQVIASVERPLFREDEARLVAGLDASYTRGLSVGVAVLMDLHEMRVVDKKYAVVRAGIPYVPGLLAFREAPGVIRALLELEKKPDVLMVDGHGLTHPRGFGIASHVGLVTGIPSVGVAKSRLYGEEKVEGGVRYVYAHGVKAGVVVEHGGAELYVSIGYSVTLEQAVRLVKKTLLGHKLPEPLYQADLYSREVKRLLDRKTP; from the coding sequence ATGGTGGAGTTGTTCGACTACAGCAGGGCGACCAGGTTACAGAGAGAACTGTTTAAACAGGTCATTGCGAGCGTAGAGAGGCCTCTCTTCCGCGAAGACGAGGCCCGGCTTGTCGCGGGGCTGGACGCTTCGTATACGCGGGGCCTCTCGGTCGGCGTTGCGGTGCTAATGGACTTACACGAAATGCGGGTGGTCGACAAAAAGTACGCGGTTGTAAGAGCGGGTATACCGTACGTACCGGGGCTACTCGCCTTCAGAGAGGCGCCGGGGGTTATAAGAGCACTGCTAGAGCTCGAGAAGAAGCCGGACGTGTTAATGGTCGACGGGCACGGTCTAACCCACCCCAGGGGCTTCGGTATAGCCTCCCACGTCGGGCTCGTGACCGGGATTCCCAGCGTAGGGGTGGCGAAGAGCAGGCTATACGGGGAGGAGAAGGTGGAGGGCGGTGTCAGGTACGTGTACGCCCACGGCGTGAAGGCGGGCGTCGTGGTCGAGCACGGCGGCGCGGAGCTCTACGTTAGTATAGGCTACAGCGTTACACTAGAGCAGGCCGTGAGACTCGTCAAGAAAACCCTCCTAGGCCACAAGCTGCCCGAGCCGCTCTACCAGGCAGACCTGTACTCGAGGGAAGTCAAGAGGCTCTTAGACAGAAAGACTCCTTGA
- a CDS encoding S8 family serine peptidase has translation MNIRVKAVFPILFLAIVVLPLLTVVPVGQAANLPPSRVTDVKSLLEVFDSPSPKVVDAQEPGVQVVTSGGSQVYKPFILVAFKQALSYVREYAKIKYYVPLPNGVVVAHVAVSREGLVKLAGLPGVLSIMPSPSLEELFSDQARLKSMAFEDKSPSQVAGAGGYSTFSSLDVLGVKREWSTYGYKGKGVIVGIVDTGVDFTNPELGLDAVARDSSGTPLVVVNDEHIALTPITVVRDANGYLNTSGAIVPVFSTLYSGQYGYPYVYTVRVTVNYTAPPVSKSGVYKFGFLEWFFSDSLTGNYVRVRIPTLLVDADTPGVYNAVMFDLSSAFYALSVTMRSLENSTLGTVLWAAPNPAWLDYSFNDEQLFKLGVNDVVGRDFNGDGIIDFGVGVIAGAYIDSYGLANYTYSYPTFTFGQPGEYPGLDPRGNYIAILTDWQGHGTSVATVIAARGRLNYTGYSKTPGEVYKLFGVAPEAKLSAGTGFYFGDLIPVEYWLGGWDWVYDPTYNALYPVPSGVRRAHIISNSWGYVNLARWGHQGPGMDYLSAVFDQIISVNLLVNHNVTIVFAAGNYGPGYTTISAPGADLLIIEVAASTNMEYFRLYGFPPGYSGDIVPFSSRGPNALGYPKPDVAAIGAFEWAGVRTVDGRGRGVIGYNEGAGGGLTLFGGTSEATPFTSGVLALGVQAYMSKYGYVPSPIELKVLLKSSTNDLKYPALEQGSGLVDAYKLVSTILSGGMTAYLTQPIAAAFTENYANVYGSYTSVIAGMLADTALYAVVPPGSSYDFTIYLKGQGPAFARAVWHQLVREVPVYSGVYYFTTRYFVLPRVYFADADYVEFYIVFQNLSYNPPYYGMLPSSNGYMIRADIFDSYNGSLYRLTTDAKVATEDRIPVGNVMQRVKGDLVLRLRPNPSVPAPTPVVVSIVARVYKEASPYLVSLSVPYAYVNGTGSITGRIVVPSTQPPGVYDFKIQVYTSNKVIVIPATVVVPAVLDSTWYVRLGGFKSVLSYDSYTPVGLADPASGRYTESLDWRMIPVYVSDPRIAGILLIARWSSGPASSLELLVQPPGGSFLPSGDLNLFSGYKLAASIGYVYNPNPSDQLSSVLRLYAPVKWSTLHAYADILAHYRITVSPTSYTETTIPITYAYPGALSGLYRILVAFNSYSGRLVYDPVTLEITVVRAYQVKTQTASGLSVTAYFTAPSIAYPLLGAKAYAVTDGSVAGASLSTIPLGTRTFQNGSTATVLEGQGYYLGTSSNGINYYVSYTVSSASYVETVMVLPSWTWHATGLYYYNTTSNSLVVFSIAYNAVITTGF, from the coding sequence ATGAATATACGCGTGAAGGCAGTTTTCCCTATACTCTTCCTGGCTATAGTAGTACTACCCCTCCTTACAGTAGTGCCGGTGGGTCAGGCAGCGAACCTGCCTCCAAGCAGGGTCACGGACGTGAAGAGCCTGCTAGAGGTCTTCGATAGCCCTAGCCCCAAGGTTGTAGACGCGCAGGAGCCGGGCGTCCAGGTCGTAACCAGCGGTGGCTCACAGGTATACAAGCCCTTCATCCTCGTGGCGTTCAAGCAGGCGCTCTCCTACGTCAGGGAGTACGCTAAGATAAAGTACTACGTCCCGCTACCCAACGGCGTAGTAGTCGCGCACGTGGCTGTCTCGAGAGAGGGGCTCGTCAAGCTAGCCGGGCTACCCGGCGTCTTGAGTATCATGCCTTCACCATCCTTGGAGGAGCTGTTCTCGGACCAGGCCAGGCTTAAGTCGATGGCGTTCGAGGACAAGAGCCCCAGCCAGGTCGCTGGCGCTGGCGGTTACAGTACTTTCTCGAGCCTAGACGTACTAGGCGTAAAGAGGGAGTGGTCCACCTACGGCTACAAAGGTAAGGGAGTGATAGTTGGCATAGTAGACACCGGTGTAGACTTCACCAACCCCGAGCTTGGGCTAGACGCGGTCGCGAGGGACTCCTCTGGTACACCGCTCGTGGTAGTCAACGACGAGCACATAGCGCTGACGCCCATTACTGTTGTGAGAGACGCTAACGGCTACCTGAACACGAGCGGCGCTATCGTCCCAGTGTTCAGCACCCTCTACTCCGGTCAGTACGGGTACCCATACGTGTACACAGTAAGGGTGACGGTCAACTACACGGCTCCGCCCGTGAGTAAGAGCGGCGTCTACAAGTTCGGCTTCCTAGAGTGGTTCTTCTCCGACTCGCTGACAGGCAACTACGTAAGAGTAAGGATCCCCACTCTGCTCGTGGACGCCGACACTCCCGGAGTGTACAACGCCGTGATGTTCGACTTGTCTTCGGCGTTCTACGCCTTGTCCGTGACCATGAGGAGCCTGGAGAACAGCACGCTGGGCACAGTGTTATGGGCTGCCCCGAACCCCGCCTGGCTAGACTACAGCTTTAACGACGAGCAACTCTTCAAGCTGGGCGTAAACGACGTGGTCGGCAGGGACTTCAATGGTGACGGCATTATAGACTTCGGCGTCGGCGTGATAGCGGGCGCTTACATAGACTCGTACGGTTTAGCGAACTACACCTACTCGTACCCCACCTTCACGTTCGGTCAGCCCGGCGAGTACCCCGGCTTAGACCCTAGAGGCAACTACATCGCTATACTGACGGACTGGCAGGGGCACGGCACTAGTGTGGCTACAGTTATCGCCGCTAGGGGTAGGCTCAACTACACAGGCTACTCCAAAACCCCCGGTGAGGTGTACAAACTATTCGGTGTCGCCCCCGAGGCCAAGCTATCTGCCGGCACGGGGTTCTACTTCGGAGACCTGATACCAGTGGAGTACTGGCTGGGTGGCTGGGACTGGGTCTACGACCCGACTTACAACGCCCTCTACCCTGTGCCTAGCGGCGTGAGGAGGGCTCACATAATCAGCAACAGCTGGGGCTACGTAAACCTGGCTAGGTGGGGTCACCAGGGCCCCGGCATGGACTACCTGTCGGCAGTCTTTGACCAGATAATATCCGTCAACCTGCTGGTCAACCACAACGTAACCATAGTGTTCGCGGCTGGGAACTACGGGCCGGGCTACACGACTATATCCGCGCCCGGTGCCGACCTGTTGATAATAGAGGTTGCCGCTTCCACGAACATGGAGTACTTCAGGTTGTACGGGTTCCCGCCCGGTTACAGCGGTGATATAGTACCCTTCAGTAGCAGAGGGCCCAACGCGCTCGGCTACCCGAAGCCCGACGTCGCTGCCATAGGCGCGTTCGAGTGGGCCGGCGTTAGGACGGTCGACGGTAGAGGCCGTGGCGTAATAGGGTACAACGAGGGTGCCGGCGGGGGCTTAACGCTATTCGGCGGTACAAGCGAGGCGACACCCTTCACTAGCGGCGTCCTAGCCCTAGGCGTACAGGCCTACATGTCCAAGTACGGCTACGTGCCATCCCCCATAGAGCTCAAGGTGCTGCTCAAGAGCAGCACGAACGACTTGAAGTACCCTGCCCTAGAGCAGGGTAGCGGGCTGGTCGACGCGTACAAACTGGTATCCACGATACTGAGCGGGGGCATGACAGCGTACTTGACGCAGCCGATAGCAGCGGCCTTCACCGAGAACTACGCTAACGTGTACGGTAGCTACACGAGTGTTATAGCGGGCATGTTAGCCGACACGGCGCTGTACGCCGTAGTCCCGCCGGGCTCCTCCTACGACTTCACGATATACCTGAAGGGCCAGGGCCCAGCTTTCGCGAGAGCTGTGTGGCACCAGCTCGTTAGGGAGGTACCCGTCTACAGCGGCGTGTACTACTTCACCACGAGGTACTTCGTACTACCCAGGGTGTACTTCGCTGACGCGGACTACGTAGAGTTCTACATAGTCTTCCAGAACCTGTCCTACAATCCGCCATACTACGGTATGTTGCCCTCGAGCAACGGCTACATGATCAGGGCGGACATCTTCGACAGCTACAACGGTAGCTTGTACAGGCTGACCACGGACGCCAAGGTAGCGACCGAGGACAGGATCCCTGTGGGCAACGTGATGCAGAGAGTTAAAGGAGACCTTGTACTGAGGCTCAGGCCAAACCCGAGCGTCCCCGCCCCCACGCCCGTTGTTGTCAGTATAGTTGCCAGGGTGTACAAGGAGGCGTCACCGTACCTGGTGTCGCTCAGTGTACCTTACGCCTACGTCAACGGCACGGGCTCGATAACGGGTAGAATAGTGGTGCCCTCGACTCAGCCTCCAGGAGTCTACGACTTCAAGATACAGGTGTACACGTCTAACAAGGTAATAGTGATACCAGCCACAGTAGTCGTACCGGCTGTACTAGACTCCACGTGGTACGTCAGGCTAGGCGGCTTCAAGTCAGTGCTGTCGTACGACTCCTACACGCCGGTCGGCCTCGCAGACCCTGCCTCCGGCAGGTACACTGAGAGCCTCGACTGGAGGATGATACCTGTCTACGTGTCAGACCCGAGGATAGCCGGCATTCTACTGATAGCCAGGTGGTCTAGCGGGCCCGCCAGCTCCCTCGAGCTCCTGGTCCAGCCGCCGGGAGGCTCATTCCTGCCTTCAGGAGACCTCAACCTGTTCTCGGGCTACAAGCTCGCGGCGTCGATAGGCTACGTGTACAACCCGAACCCCAGTGACCAGTTGAGCAGTGTCTTGAGGCTCTACGCGCCCGTGAAGTGGAGTACGTTACACGCCTACGCCGATATACTCGCACACTACAGGATAACAGTCTCGCCGACGAGCTACACGGAGACGACCATACCAATAACTTACGCGTATCCAGGTGCCTTGAGCGGGCTCTACAGGATTCTAGTCGCCTTCAACAGCTACAGCGGTAGGCTCGTCTACGACCCCGTCACGCTAGAGATAACCGTGGTGAGGGCCTACCAGGTCAAGACACAGACCGCCAGCGGGCTGAGCGTGACAGCCTACTTCACCGCGCCCTCGATAGCGTATCCGCTACTAGGTGCTAAGGCCTACGCTGTCACAGACGGTAGTGTAGCCGGCGCAAGCCTGAGCACTATACCTCTCGGCACGAGGACGTTCCAGAACGGCTCAACAGCGACAGTGCTGGAAGGCCAGGGCTACTACCTGGGCACCTCGAGCAACGGCATCAACTACTACGTGTCCTACACGGTCTCCTCGGCGAGCTACGTCGAGACTGTAATGGTACTACCCAGCTGGACGTGGCACGCGACAGGCCTCTACTACTACAACACTACCTCGAACAGCCTGGTAGTCTTCAGCATAGCGTACAACGCGGTCATCACGACCGGCTTCTAA
- a CDS encoding proteasome subunit beta codes for MVVLGAVLPGTVIGIKTSSGVVLAGEKRMTYDGFILSKSVRKLFPITEHTAVGFAGLTGDMNFLYRVLKTEAKNYELEHGREIKTRSLAKLLSIILYSYKLFPMLTEAVVGGFDEAPSLFVLDAVGSLLEERYTALGSGSQLALSIIEQSYREDMPLEEAKNLAVKAVLAAIERDVLSGDGVDVLVITREGIKSEEHLLARSTTR; via the coding sequence GTGGTTGTATTGGGGGCTGTTCTACCAGGCACAGTAATCGGGATCAAGACCAGCAGCGGCGTAGTCCTGGCCGGCGAGAAGAGGATGACATACGACGGCTTCATCTTGAGTAAGAGTGTAAGGAAGCTGTTCCCGATCACCGAGCACACAGCGGTAGGGTTCGCGGGCTTAACAGGGGACATGAACTTCCTGTATAGAGTGCTCAAGACCGAGGCAAAGAACTACGAGCTCGAGCACGGGAGGGAGATCAAGACCAGGAGCCTCGCCAAGCTGCTCTCTATAATCCTCTACAGTTACAAGCTATTCCCAATGCTGACAGAGGCAGTGGTGGGCGGCTTCGACGAGGCCCCGAGCCTTTTCGTGCTAGACGCCGTAGGCAGTCTGCTAGAGGAGAGGTACACTGCGCTGGGCTCGGGCTCTCAGCTAGCTCTGAGCATAATCGAGCAGAGCTACAGGGAGGACATGCCGCTCGAAGAGGCGAAGAACCTGGCTGTCAAAGCTGTCTTGGCCGCTATAGAGAGGGACGTCTTGTCGGGCGACGGCGTCGACGTCCTAGTCATAACTAGGGAGGGTATTAAGAGCGAGGAACACTTGCTGGCCAGGTCCACGACCCGCTGA
- a CDS encoding TFIIB-type zinc ribbon-containing protein produces the protein MEKCPVCGSSLVWDYEEGFVVCSACGLVVDRIYDCGHAPDTDEDEAVHRRRHGPRSVIDRKTYKFKLRLYNKAYKIAREKPWMIVDTDKVLETGRFVNTVKSKASIVAEKNIEKEGVKTYVERGLEIIRRENPALLSRSLRGRYALAYMVAYAASTRVVPPEDFVTKVFNISSTSYKRLKSITVKLLGKYGGLSQMPGVVVGEVLSLDTTV, from the coding sequence ATGGAGAAATGCCCTGTATGCGGGTCCAGCCTCGTATGGGACTACGAGGAGGGTTTCGTGGTATGTAGTGCTTGCGGCCTCGTCGTAGACAGGATTTACGACTGTGGACACGCACCCGACACCGACGAGGACGAGGCAGTGCACAGGCGAAGGCACGGCCCGAGGAGCGTGATCGACAGGAAGACGTACAAGTTCAAACTCAGGCTGTACAACAAGGCCTACAAGATCGCTAGGGAGAAGCCTTGGATGATCGTCGACACAGACAAAGTCCTAGAGACAGGCAGGTTTGTTAACACGGTTAAGAGCAAGGCGTCTATAGTGGCAGAGAAGAACATCGAGAAAGAGGGGGTGAAGACCTACGTGGAGAGAGGGCTCGAGATCATTAGAAGGGAGAACCCAGCTCTCCTCTCCAGGAGTCTCCGTGGCAGGTACGCGCTAGCGTACATGGTGGCCTACGCGGCTTCAACGAGAGTAGTGCCCCCCGAGGACTTCGTAACCAAGGTGTTTAATATTAGCAGTACGAGCTACAAGCGCCTCAAGTCGATCACCGTGAAACTCCTGGGGAAGTACGGCGGCCTCTCTCAGATGCCGGGAGTAGTAGTCGGCGAGGTCCTCTCCTTGGATACCACCGTGTAG
- a CDS encoding threonine--tRNA ligase produces MRLLLIHAKRFSYKAREPAVKEPESLSEASATGDFENALVVFSTVEQGDDESVAERAASEIYETASNLKPSTVVVYPYAHLSSELAPPTVAMDVLRKFADKLRERGLRVERAPFGWYKEFVLECYGHPLSELSKTIRKQETGVVRRAVEKTFYIVTPEGRVYNPAEFDYSKYPDLKILVDKEVFGVELAGGENRVNDYCRKFGFEWEPMSDHGHMRYGPHAVVIMESVMRYSWQTVRSLGIPVFKVMGSNMFNLKEKPVLEHALLFGDRLYEVAVDEDRYVMRYAACHQQFAMLRDWVISYKDLPFGMFEVADSYRLEQRGELNLCFRLRKFYMPDLHILTRDLREAIEVSKLVQEKIMEEAGKVGRRYVALYNVSRDFFENNFNDIVEFVKRENYPVLVAVIPGGIYYWVLNVEYHIIDNIGRPREIATFQIDVGNGKRFNITYTTPEGEKKHPVIIHTAIIGGVERYIYMLLDTAALEEKQGRTPSIPTWLAPVQVRIIPVSKDYVDYAVKVAQELAGEGYRVDVDDRDESLGKKIRDAGREWIPYIVVVGEREVKSGTLSVRVRATNETIAMSVSELLTKLGEEVKGYPRTEPTLPLLVSRRPLASYQL; encoded by the coding sequence TTGAGGCTACTTCTAATACACGCGAAGAGGTTCTCGTACAAGGCGAGGGAGCCGGCTGTCAAGGAGCCGGAGAGCCTCAGCGAGGCGAGTGCTACAGGTGATTTCGAGAACGCCCTAGTAGTCTTTTCGACTGTGGAGCAAGGCGACGACGAGAGCGTCGCTGAAAGGGCTGCCAGCGAAATCTACGAGACAGCCTCTAACCTCAAGCCCAGTACCGTGGTGGTCTACCCCTACGCGCACTTATCGAGCGAGCTAGCTCCCCCGACGGTAGCCATGGACGTCCTCAGGAAGTTCGCCGACAAGTTGAGGGAGAGGGGTCTAAGGGTAGAGAGAGCCCCCTTCGGCTGGTACAAGGAGTTCGTCTTGGAGTGTTACGGTCACCCTCTCAGTGAGCTATCCAAGACCATAAGGAAGCAGGAGACAGGTGTAGTGAGGCGGGCGGTGGAGAAGACCTTCTACATCGTTACCCCAGAGGGGAGAGTGTACAACCCGGCCGAGTTCGACTACTCGAAGTACCCCGACCTGAAGATCCTTGTGGACAAGGAAGTATTCGGAGTCGAGCTGGCCGGCGGGGAGAACAGGGTGAACGACTACTGTAGGAAGTTCGGCTTCGAGTGGGAGCCGATGAGCGACCACGGCCACATGAGGTACGGGCCCCACGCTGTGGTGATAATGGAGTCCGTTATGAGGTACAGCTGGCAGACCGTGAGGAGCCTGGGCATCCCCGTCTTCAAGGTCATGGGCAGTAACATGTTCAACCTGAAGGAGAAGCCTGTCCTAGAGCACGCGCTCTTGTTCGGGGACCGGCTGTACGAGGTCGCTGTAGACGAGGACAGGTACGTCATGAGGTACGCTGCATGTCACCAGCAGTTCGCCATGTTGAGAGACTGGGTTATAAGCTACAAGGACTTACCGTTCGGCATGTTCGAGGTCGCAGACAGCTACAGGCTTGAGCAGAGAGGCGAGCTCAACCTCTGCTTCAGGCTTAGGAAGTTCTACATGCCAGACCTCCACATACTAACCAGAGACCTCAGGGAGGCCATAGAGGTGTCGAAGCTAGTCCAGGAGAAGATCATGGAGGAGGCTGGTAAAGTCGGTAGGAGGTATGTCGCGCTGTACAACGTCTCGAGAGACTTTTTCGAGAACAACTTCAACGACATAGTTGAGTTCGTCAAGAGAGAGAACTACCCAGTCCTGGTAGCTGTAATACCGGGCGGTATCTACTACTGGGTTCTCAACGTGGAGTACCATATAATAGACAACATCGGGAGGCCTAGGGAGATAGCGACATTCCAGATAGACGTAGGCAACGGTAAGAGGTTCAACATAACCTACACGACACCCGAGGGCGAGAAGAAGCACCCAGTGATAATCCACACAGCTATCATCGGCGGCGTCGAGAGGTACATCTACATGCTACTAGACACCGCTGCGCTAGAGGAGAAGCAGGGGAGGACGCCCAGTATACCCACCTGGCTAGCCCCGGTACAGGTGAGGATAATACCGGTCTCCAAGGACTACGTGGACTACGCCGTCAAGGTGGCCCAGGAGTTAGCCGGCGAGGGCTACCGGGTAGACGTCGACGACAGAGACGAGAGCCTGGGGAAGAAGATCAGGGACGCGGGGAGGGAGTGGATACCGTACATCGTAGTGGTAGGCGAGAGAGAGGTCAAGAGCGGGACGCTCAGCGTCAGGGTGAGGGCGACTAACGAGACTATCGCTATGTCTGTGAGCGAGCTTCTCACCAAGCTCGGTGAAGAGGTCAAGGGGTACCCTAGGACAGAGCCCACGCTACCTCTCCTGGTCAGTAGGAGGCCTTTGGCGAGCTACCAGCTGTGA
- a CDS encoding ASCH domain-containing protein: MSPKKFLGRHIVFRGEYAEKIIEGSKTTTIRRGIVRPRYKQVVVHAGSRPIALARVEYVYYKRLRDISESEARRDGFESRAELVSELRKIYPGIRDDEYVTVIGLRVVKRLDSVDTSKPFGGLEPVVLARIALRYLSDVLTDLEARVLLDLTRTGDIDLTAIRVLGDVNKRDLVVDVLNRVLRMLVEKGILREKG; encoded by the coding sequence ATGTCGCCCAAGAAGTTTCTCGGGAGGCACATAGTCTTCCGGGGAGAGTACGCGGAGAAGATAATCGAGGGTTCTAAAACGACAACTATCAGGAGGGGTATTGTAAGGCCGAGATACAAGCAAGTAGTAGTACACGCGGGCTCGCGCCCGATAGCCTTAGCTAGAGTCGAGTACGTGTACTATAAAAGACTGAGAGACATCAGTGAGAGCGAGGCTAGAAGAGACGGGTTCGAGAGCAGAGCCGAACTCGTGAGCGAGTTAAGGAAGATATACCCTGGTATAAGAGACGATGAGTACGTCACGGTCATCGGTTTAAGAGTTGTTAAAAGGCTCGATAGTGTCGACACTAGTAAGCCCTTCGGCGGACTAGAGCCGGTTGTTCTAGCCCGGATAGCCCTAAGGTATCTCTCAGACGTGCTAACGGACTTGGAGGCGAGAGTTCTTTTGGACTTGACTAGGACAGGCGATATAGACCTGACAGCTATCAGGGTTCTGGGCGATGTTAATAAGAGGGACCTTGTCGTAGACGTTTTAAACCGGGTACTGAGAATGTTGGTCGAGAAAGGTATACTGCGAGAAAAGGGGTGA